A genomic window from Cricetulus griseus strain 17A/GY chromosome 4, alternate assembly CriGri-PICRH-1.0, whole genome shotgun sequence includes:
- the LOC100767905 gene encoding 2'-5'-oligoadenylate synthase 1A isoform X1 → MEQGLSRTRARDLDKFIEVHLLPNTSFRTEVKAAIKIICDFLKERCFRGATHPVRVSKVVKGGSSGKGTALKGRSDADLVVFLNNLHSFEDQLERRGEFIEEIRKQLCNFQRELHIWVKIEVQSSWWPNPRALSFKLSSFQHQQEVEFDVLPAYDVLGQLNYIKPHPQIYADLIRECTSLGKEGEFSTCFTELQRNFLKSRPTKLKSLIRLVKHWYQLCKEKLGKPLPQQYALELLTVYAWERGSGVTEFNTAQGFRTVLELVVEYRQLRIYWTEYYDFQHEDVSKYLLRQLRKDRPVILDPADPTGNVAGSNSVGWQRLAEEALAWLQYPCFKSWDGSRVPPWDVPMEVEFPYLEVDENWTCILL, encoded by the exons ATGGAGCAGGGACTCAGCAGGACCCGGGCCAGGGACCTGGACAAGTTCATAGAGGTTCACCTCCTTCCCAACACCAGCTTCCGAACTGAGGTCAAGGCAGCTATCAAGATCATATGTGATTTCCTGAAGGAGAGATGCTTCCGAGGCGCCACCCACCCTGTGAGGGTCTCCAAGGTGGTGAAG GGTGGCTCCTCAGGCAAAGGCACAGCCCTCAAGGGCAGGTCAGATGCGGACCTGGTGGTGTTCCTTAACAATCTCCACAGTTTTGAGGATCAGttagagagaaggggagagttcATCGAGGAAATTAGAAAACAGCTTTGCAACTTTCAGAGAGAGCTACATATATGGGTGAAGATTGAGGTCCAGAGTTCATGGTGGCCCAACCCCCGGGCACTCAGCTTCAAACTGAGCTCCTTCCAGCATCAACAGGAGGTGGAGTTTGATGTGCTGCCGGCCTATGATGTCCTGG GTCAACTCAACTACATCAAGCCTCACCCCCAAATCTACGCTGACCTCATCAGAGAGTGCACCTCCCTGGGAAAGGAAGGCGAGTTCTCCACCTGCTTCACGGAGCTCCAGAGAAACTTCTTGAAGAGTCGACCAACCAAGCTGAAGAGTCTCATCCGCCTGGTCAAGCACTGGTACCAACTG TGTAAGGAGAAGTTGGGGAAGCCGCTACCTCAACAATATGCCCTGGAGCTGCTCACAGTCTATGCCTGGGAACGTGGGAGTGGAGTCACTGAGTTCAACACAGCCCAGGGCTTCCGGACAGTCTTGGAACTTGTTGTCGAGTACAGGCAGCTTCGAATCTACTGGACAGAGTATTATGACTTTCAACACGAAGACGTCTCCAAATACCTGCTCAGACAGCTCAGAAAAGACAG GCCCGTGATCCTGGACCCGGCTGACCCGACAGGGAATGTGGCTGGTTCAAACTCAGTGGGCTGGCAGCGCCTGGCAGAGGAGGCTCTGGCCTGGCTTCAATACCCATGCTTTAAAAGCTGGGATGGTTCCCGAGTGCCACCATGGGATGTGCCG ATGGAAGTTGAATTTCCATATCTGGag GTGGACGAGAACTGGACTTGCATCCTCCTGTGA
- the LOC100767905 gene encoding 2'-5'-oligoadenylate synthase 1A isoform X2 has product MEQGLSRTRARDLDKFIEVHLLPNTSFRTEVKAAIKIICDFLKERCFRGATHPVRVSKVVKGGSSGKGTALKGRSDADLVVFLNNLHSFEDQLERRGEFIEEIRKQLCNFQRELHIWVKIEVQSSWWPNPRALSFKLSSFQHQQEVEFDVLPAYDVLGQLNYIKPHPQIYADLIRECTSLGKEGEFSTCFTELQRNFLKSRPTKLKSLIRLVKHWYQLCKEKLGKPLPQQYALELLTVYAWERGSGVTEFNTAQGFRTVLELVVEYRQLRIYWTEYYDFQHEDVSKYLLRQLRKDRPVILDPADPTGNVAGSNSVGWQRLAEEALAWLQYPCFKSWDGSRVPPWDVPVDENWTCILL; this is encoded by the exons ATGGAGCAGGGACTCAGCAGGACCCGGGCCAGGGACCTGGACAAGTTCATAGAGGTTCACCTCCTTCCCAACACCAGCTTCCGAACTGAGGTCAAGGCAGCTATCAAGATCATATGTGATTTCCTGAAGGAGAGATGCTTCCGAGGCGCCACCCACCCTGTGAGGGTCTCCAAGGTGGTGAAG GGTGGCTCCTCAGGCAAAGGCACAGCCCTCAAGGGCAGGTCAGATGCGGACCTGGTGGTGTTCCTTAACAATCTCCACAGTTTTGAGGATCAGttagagagaaggggagagttcATCGAGGAAATTAGAAAACAGCTTTGCAACTTTCAGAGAGAGCTACATATATGGGTGAAGATTGAGGTCCAGAGTTCATGGTGGCCCAACCCCCGGGCACTCAGCTTCAAACTGAGCTCCTTCCAGCATCAACAGGAGGTGGAGTTTGATGTGCTGCCGGCCTATGATGTCCTGG GTCAACTCAACTACATCAAGCCTCACCCCCAAATCTACGCTGACCTCATCAGAGAGTGCACCTCCCTGGGAAAGGAAGGCGAGTTCTCCACCTGCTTCACGGAGCTCCAGAGAAACTTCTTGAAGAGTCGACCAACCAAGCTGAAGAGTCTCATCCGCCTGGTCAAGCACTGGTACCAACTG TGTAAGGAGAAGTTGGGGAAGCCGCTACCTCAACAATATGCCCTGGAGCTGCTCACAGTCTATGCCTGGGAACGTGGGAGTGGAGTCACTGAGTTCAACACAGCCCAGGGCTTCCGGACAGTCTTGGAACTTGTTGTCGAGTACAGGCAGCTTCGAATCTACTGGACAGAGTATTATGACTTTCAACACGAAGACGTCTCCAAATACCTGCTCAGACAGCTCAGAAAAGACAG GCCCGTGATCCTGGACCCGGCTGACCCGACAGGGAATGTGGCTGGTTCAAACTCAGTGGGCTGGCAGCGCCTGGCAGAGGAGGCTCTGGCCTGGCTTCAATACCCATGCTTTAAAAGCTGGGATGGTTCCCGAGTGCCACCATGGGATGTGCCG GTGGACGAGAACTGGACTTGCATCCTCCTGTGA